GAGGATTGTCAGAGGTCAGTCTGCTAAAGTAAAGAGGTGAGGAGTATGTCCAAAAATGTCTGCATCTTCTGAGGGACAAGAATCAAGTTGGCCatggctgccagcagcttccagcagctggagagaaatTTCTCATGAGGAGAGTGGAGTTTTGCAGGAAGAAGACTTGGAGCAGAAGACTTGGAGGAAGAAGACTTGGAACTCTCTTAAAAGATGAGGAGGGACGGAGCATCTGAGGCTGTGTGCTGGGGCATCTGGGGATGGGCTGTGTTAGAGAAGCCTTGTGGCTGCACAGCTGTGTATGACCTGCACCGTGGTGATCCCACAGTTTGTCCTGTGATAAACTGACTTACCAGGTTCCATTTGTGATGCATTAAAGTTGGGCTTCTCAGGAGTACATCACAAGCACTGATAACTTTGTTGAACTGGAAAGCACCTTCTAATCATCTTTGCTTGTCCCACCATCCCCAGTGCAAGTTTTGGTGCAGAACTCACATGAACTCagctgaggggggaaaaatagagGTGTTATCCTGTTATGATTGCCCTGAGTTGTGCTCCATCAGGAACCTTCTGGCAAAAGTCACTGACTCCCTCCCAGGAGGAAACTGCATTAGCCAGATGCTGGCAACTTCTAGTCCAGGTGGTTTTTGCCTTGAGGTGGCCAAGCAATGGTATAAAATTGTTGGCTAATTGTCAGAGTGTGGCAAGGGCTTCATAGCACAAGGTCACTGCTGAAAATTCCAGGCATAGGTGTGGTTTTTGCCCCCTGTGCATTTGTAAGATCATTTAATGTTTCTTAGCTTCAAAGTTTGATCTCCCTAATCCAAAATCTTGCTAAACTGCAAAATTTCCATATGTATATGCATGTTCCACATTTGTGTTTGTAGAATTTTTCATTTACCGCTAGGAAAgacttgcaaagaaaaaacaaaaacatgttaTACCTTGGCTGAACATGTTTCTCAATGATAAAAATACCTCATTTGTGGGCCAGGTTCAGGAAAGCTGTTGCATGGAGGTGATTGCATTAATCCTTTAGATCTTTTGGTAGATACCCACcattgctgcttctcctttgaGGGTCATCCACTGTGGAACATCCACTGGTTGTGAACAGGAGGGAACTCTCAAGTGGGTTTTAGGGAGTTAGCAGAACAGGTTGGCATCTATtgcattgttcttttttttccccatatttttcCTCTTGGCATCCTGGAGTTGTGAAATGCATGTatattgcaaataaataaacttctgtgttaggtttttttttcatgaaaaatgaCAATATGATGTTGAGGGAGAGAGCTGTTGAAGATGCACAGTGCTTAAAAACATGTGAATTAATGTTTAACACCAGAGTTTTAATGCTAAAACAGTAACAACTTTGCTAAACATTGACAACTTGCCATGTAATTTTTTATCAACCAAAGTTTTGAAGAGTCTGACCTACAGATAGCTCAGAAGCAATTGTTGAAGAGAACTTAGATTGGATGCTGAGATAGCATTTATTTCATGAAATTGCTTAATTTGATACTGTTACACATTTAAATAAAGCTACCCGTTCTTGGTACAGTTCATAAGTCATCCTGGCCTTGAGGCTATGGATTAAGGGATCTGTATACTACcacatttctttctgcttgtacagattaccaaaaaaaaaagtttctaatACTCAAGAGtataatttaatgtattttctttccctcctttcttgATGGGTTCACTGTGTTCTTTTTAGTTAGCTCTATCAGCTTCCTAATTGGAGTTTATTAAATGTTACTTCAATATAATGAGCTATACTTATTTCACAGGATGTTTGTGTTGGCAGCTGCCTGCATACATTCAATTCAGTGCTCTTGTGAGCATTACACCGAGGCTTCCATAAAAGCTCCTGTATTTGAACACAGGAAACAGGATCCCTCAAATGAAACTTGATTTGATCAATCTGTGAAGTAGCACGGACCACACATGATGGTGTGGTTGTACTTGTGATGCTCACATTCCCTTAATTACAGGATTCTCATTCCATGAGAATGTCAAAGGCTTGCTTGCCCCCTTGTTTTCCACATGGCTGCCCTGTGTATAGTCTTGGAAACATTAAACCCAAATTTATGTAAACATTTGTGCATGTAAGAGAATGCAGATACAATTACAGCCATGTGAAGAGACTCACATGAagcttttaaagtatttttggatgtattttctatttcttgctcagcccagcccattttttttttggcatgtgCCCTGTGTCAGTGTGCCTTATTTCTGCAGGGCAAGCTTGGGattcagccttttctttctgaattcttACCCAAGTAACTTGGTTTGATTGTTAAGCTGTATTTACTGGTTTGATCAGTTCTTCCTGCCCACAAAGAATTAATGTTCTCACTTTTCCTCTATgtgctctttctttcttctgggGTATTGGGAAGTATACTAAATCATTACATCATTTccagattttgcttttcctgtctgGGTTAGACAGCCtacaaaaagaatatttctgaggtttgagttttaaaaaatgctacaCGTGATTATATGAGATAAGCTAAATATGTAATTGCTGGAGCTGATAGCGTGACTTTGAATATACATAAACACTTACAGAAAGATTGTTAAGATCCTGgtgcattcccagcagcagaagtATTCTCACATGTTTTATTCCCTGAAAAGTTAATGCTTGAGTGATGGTATGATTTGACTTTTGTTTGGAGAAAGGGAGgtgttgtttgctttgttttatatCCTTCATACTGAAGTGCATTTGCTGTTTACagtcaaaacacatttttgtatCTGCTAGTTGTGCAAAGTAAATTTGGAACCTTCTTTTTATGCATTATTAATAGCAATATTCATGTAATTGTGGCTAAGGAAATGCTACAGTAGTTGCAAACTGAAGCCCTTTCTTACAACTGTGGTAGTTCTACAGTAGAAGTAAAAGAAATGTACATAATAAGCTCAGTAGTGAGTTTATTATGAAAGAATGACATTCTTTGTTTCTAGagtggatattttaaaaataatttatattgaaAGCAAAAGATGTAATATAATGCACCAGTGTAGTGTATGACCTCATTCACGGCTGTGTGTTAACCCATTATCTTTACATCTTTCTGCTTGCAACATTTTAtgtcattttcttttgcagtataaagaaatgtaaaaattattatgaaGTCCTTGGAGTGTCAAAGGATGCAGGTGAAGAAGACCTAAAGAAGGCTTATAGAAAACTTGCTTTGAAATTCCACCCAGACAAAAACCATGCACCTGGAGCAACAGaggcttttaaaagtaaaacaccatttttactttaaatttcttttatgaTTAGACTCCatccaaataaaatatatttatctgcATTCATCACTTGTATTTTTACAAATGTAAATGGGTTTTTTAGCTGTTGTTGAACTGACATTtttattcaagaaaatatttgacCTTTGTTATATTAGAAGTATAGATAAATAGCATGGACTTTGGCAGTAGGGCTTGGTTTCAAAAAATTGACTGTAATGTTCAGTACAGGGAACAAATACTTGATCTGTGAAACCCATTTGCACTTTTTTACTGTTGTTGACTTAATGTAGTCATTGAATTTTATTGCCTTGGATCTTTACTGTACTTGAgctaggaaaaaagaaagcaatccTTGAtagcaaaatgcagtttttactGAATCATGTGTCACACTAAGTTGCCTCTTCCTTAGAATTTCTTTTATGTGAGTAGTTTTACTACGTTTTCTGCATAAAAACACCTGAGTTCAATCATGGCCTTACTAGTAGTTGCCTTTGACCATTTTTTAGGTAAAATTTACAGTCTCACTTGACCTTATTTACGGCTGCCCAGCTTAGCCCTACACAAGGGAAGTTATTGAAGAAAAGCTTTATAAAGAAAACTACAGCTTCATctcagatgaagaaaaatatgaatctGTAAGAAATTATAATGCATAAACAGTCTGATCATGGtacatctttttatttttttcctgtgtgaggTTTACATGcagacatttgaaaaaaatcattcgGATAAAACACTTAAattggggagggaaaaaaagaaaaaaaaaagtcctgagCAAGACTTCTGATACAGACTTTAAGAggtaattataataaaatattaacaattCCAGGTGAAAAGTAGatacagcagagcaggaaagttGATTGCTATTGATTCATTTAATAAGCTATGTGATGTCTTTATATAAAAGATACTATTTCTATAAAATTGTCTCAGGCCCTGGGAATAAAATAGTTCTTCCTTGTTAATAGCATTTCAAATcatctttaaaatgttaaaaatcagcttcttaatattttatttaatgtgaGCACTTTGTTCAAGTCTAATTTCTTCAGCTGAATTTCACTTTCTGGTTTTTAACTAGATGagtaaatgaacagaaaattttGTAGGGGAATCTCATTgaccaaaaattatttaatggcAACTAGCATTTTCTTGCATTGAAATTATCCTAATCCTTTTTTATGGCTGAGTAAATTCAtggtttagttttcttttaaagatatCTGATCAGCTTTTGATATCCATCTGAGAAAAGGAGTTTACAAccataatttttgtttcataataatgctttattttaaggaaaggtCACCTTATAAAACAGAATTGTGTTTCATGATAGGTCAGGTACTTACTTAGATCTTGATCTACCTAATACTTGTATTGTACTGAGCAGTCTCACTGAAGtgaattttaaatcaaaaagtTTGTGCAAATGTAATAACTTCTGCCATCTTTTATCAGTTTAAtcaaaaatctttcctttgaaACTTTTGAACAGTgacttttttaatttttatgtcctttttgaaaaggaaattgtATTGGAATCAAATCTGTTGTGAATTAGCACCAACGAAGAGCAAGTAACAAACAGGCATATTGTGACAGTAGGGTAACTTCACTTTATGTGCAGTCACCTGATTTATCTCTTAGTTTTTAATTCTTGGGAAAATTTAAGTTTTTACTACCAATTTTATCCTTGTACTGAGCAACAGAGCAATATTTGATGTTTTTGTGTCATGCTTCAGTGCAAAACACCAGGCTTcatttctttgggttttctCCTCCACTTAAAGGAATTGCTTAGGTTTTTTCCTAAGGGCATCTTAAAATACATGTAGCTAAAACTCATTAACTTTTGCTTAGATTGgataatgtttaaaatattaattataaagCCACAGTCGTATTTGCTTGTGTTGAGGTTATAGTGTTGCACCTTTCACGAACTTTTGATGACTGATGGCTTTTCAACACTGAAAATCATAATCCTGTGCCTTGCGTTATTTGGCTGCAAAAGAACTCTTTTGTTGGAGAGGCCTGGAGGAGAGAGTAGAGAGGAAGGCAGAAAGGGTTTGATGAAGATATGACTGAGTGAAGATTGTTCATCAAGTGGCAACACAAACTTTCCATCAATGTGCTAGATCATTATGTCTGtgcacagcaagaaaaaagctTCTAAAGTCAGCAATATACATTGGTTTTCTTGCTGATTTTTTCCATGCTTATCtaagtgaggttttttttcttttctactgcCAGAATGGATGCTGTTCATTTGTGATACCATAGTATAAACAGGGACAAGCATCCAGGCCAGGCCCTCCAAACGCTGTGGTCATACTGACCGCCCAAGCAACACACACATTCCTGTCGTGCATGCATGTTGTACTCCTCAGGTTACATCATGCACAACTTTGTGTTATTTATGTAATCCATAAATACCTTcagaagcatgaagaaaaatacattcacACACTTGTAGACAATGAAGTTGGTGCATTCCAAAAAATGCCCACTTACCAAATGAAACTAAAGAAAACCTGCTGAGTCCATGATGGTTTTTTAAGCTAGGCTGACAGAGCACACTGCAGTTACCCAGCTTCAGAGTCTCATTGTAATGCTTGATGCTTTttttgtaactgcagtgagagAGAACATTTCCACAAGGGTAGGTGTTCCCctagaaaaggaaacaaagctcTCCTGCCTTCTGCCTTGTGTAACAGGATAAAAGGCCTTTGAATAGCGTTGGTGGGAAACTTTGTGGAAGCTATTCTAAGAAAAGTGGAGATGTTTCTGGACCTTGTTCTACTGTAGCTGTTTTGGAACATACAGTAAATTGCATCGTTAGCTGCCTATTTTTGACACTGAAATTGCAATTTTCATGCTGGAATAGCTTTTATCATGCATTTATGGGAGTTGTGTTTTATTCCTTGCTTCAGAAATCGGAAATGCGTATGCTGTGCTGAGTAATCCAGAAAAACGAAAGCAGTATGACCTTACAGGCAGTGAAGAGCAAACTTGCAATCACCCTAGCAATGGCAGATTCAACTTCCATAGAGGTTGTGAGGCAGATATTACTCCAGAGGATCTGTTCAACATGTTTTTTGGAGGGGCCTTTCCAACAGGTATTTGTATACATCAGCATAATTGTCGAGACATACTGCCCTGAGTGGCATTAGAGTTTATGATGTTACACAATAGTAGAGTAATTCCAGACAGCCTTGAACCCCAACTCTACAATCTGcatcagtttatttttctctcaagtGTTGCTAAATCCCAAAAATGTCAGTTCTTTGGGGTTACTATCATACAGCTTAAAATACTTCCTTTAAGCAACTTTGAAATTTCAAGATACCTTAACGTCATTTTATGTGCTGTTGTGCAGTAATGTAAAGTGCTTTATGTTGTTTCTGTACTGACCTCTAAATAGTGTTCTTGTACATGATTTAAATGTGGATGTTCCTTCCTCAGGTAGTGTACACTCGTTTTCTAATGGTCGTGCTGGCTACAGCCATCCAAACCAGCACCGTCAGAGTGGGCAcgagagggaggaagagaggggTGATGTAAGTTAAAGCACCATGGGCTTTAAACTACAAAATTTGCTTTCAGTATTGTGATTGTACAGGAGCTCTGTACTGTAGAGGAGGATTTGTACCTTCCAGTTGGGTATTTTAAACTTCAGTGGGTGGTTCACTTACTGACTGATAAATAGGCATGCAAATTAGAGAAGGTAATAGCCTAGTTTTGTAAACCTGATGTTGTATGTCACTCTCTTACTGGTGACTGGTATTATTAACCTATGTATGCCACTGATTGTGGCCACTAATCCTTGTATGCAttgaaaaatttatttgggCTGAGGTAAGAACTGAACTTATGGCTCAGTGTTCACCTACATGAATTATCTCTAGACCTGTATAATCACATATCACTGTATAGATGAGACCAAATAATGGCATACAACGTAGCTGAATCCAGCTTTTATTTGGTAGCTGCTTGTGCGTACATGCTCACCCATGAGCTCCTGCAGCTTGAGCACTGTGTGAAATTGTGTATGCATTTGAAAGTTCAGATAATACCACAGTGTTAGCAGTTACTGTTTTCCTAGCAGCTTTTGAGGCTTAAAGCAAAAAGTCACACTTAGCATTAAGTATTGTCAGATTTACCTGTTTGCCTGATGATTTATGAAATACCTGAATCGGTTTTGTTCCTTAGGGAGGTTTTTCTATGGTCATTCAGCTGATGCCTATTATTGTGTTGATCTTTGTCTCCTTGTTGAGCCAGTTGATGGTATCTAACCCTCCTTACGCCTTATACCCAAGATCGTAAGTAATACTTAATTACATTACCTTAAAGCAGAGGGGAAGGTATTGTCATCACCCTCTCCCACTTAGAAGCATTGTGGAGAGTCTTCCATTAGTTGATCTTTGATTTCCAGCAGTgaagaaagggagggaaggtgtagatgaaacagaacaaaaaatttaGGTGCAAAGAACATGCTGTGAAAATATACTGGAGAAAAGAGGTCAGCAGTACCTGGAGTTCAGGAGGTCTAGTACAAGGCAGTGGGTCCATGCAACATGGCATGTTGCAAAGGTGTTTACATCTCCAACATAGTTAATCAAAACCTGACATCTCTTAAGGCTCATTACTCTTTTGGGGGTAATCTGTGTTTGTAGAAGGTGAAGAACTTGAAAGCAACTTTTTCATCCTCATTTAAATGTTAAACATGATGACGGCTGGGAAGATTGTCTGTTCTTTGCTCCATTCTAGGTGATGgcaaaatcttcattttcttgtgAAGAATTTTACTTGTGAAACTTACCTGTTTCACACAGTAGGATATTTAAACCTCTTTTTCTTGTGAGAAATAAGTAACTTCAATCAAGCATGttcttttctcctgattttAAAAGTTCTCTATTTCTGGAgtaggattttttccccttctacaACTAAGCTGTTGTGATGCttagaaaagcttttctgcCAAAATGTTTGCATCTGGTCTTTGATTTTTAATCTACAGAAtgccagcaggaaaatgaatttaTCAGGGCTGGCAGCAAACACTTCAGAATGGTGATGCTGTACTGGGTTGCTACAGAATAGTGACCTGTTTCTGTTGAGTTTGAATGTAATTTTCTATTACTAAAACTTATATTTGGCTAAAGAGGTATGAAATAAGTGTCTTAgtaaagtggatttttttttgagatcaAGTGTTTAGGCAGCAGAAGTTTAATGTTTAGGTAAATGCAATAATTTTATTCTCTAGCAGATTATAGAGCcattcttttcattatttgtctCGAAATGGCAAATTTAGGAATGTGCTGGTTTTATTCTGTAAtggcaatatttttaaagtctaTTTTTGGTATAAAAGCAATaatcaaattaatatttaatgtttctCTCCCCCATGCCTCCTTTTTTGCAGAAGTACAGGACAGACCATaaaaatgcagacagaaaatttGGGTGTCATTTATTATGTCAATAAGGACTTTAGAAATGAATACAAAGGAGTGTCATTACAGAAGGTGGAAAAGAGCGTGGAAGAAGATTATGTATCCAACATTCGTAATAATTGTTGGAAGGAGAGGCAACAAAGTAAGTTTGGCAATATGTGTAATTTCATGAAATCATGCACTactataaaaataaaggcaagaaGGAAGTGCTtgtattattaaaatatctcaACGCAAAAGTTAGGGTAAGGTGCCCTGCTGTTTCTCACTTTAAAATTGTCCCCAGTTTCACTTACTTTTTGAATTTTACTCAGTGATCTAACAACCATTTGCAAATTATCAGCAATTTTAACCTGCTGCTTTATTAGCTTTGACCATTTCTCAGAAAATTAGACTACACTAAATTGATAATGACAAAGCTTTTGTCCTTAACTCACTGGGATTTCTGAGAATTCTCATGTCTTCCACATTAATTTATCATGGCAATAGCTCATTTCCCTAGGTGCTTTtatataagtaaataaataaaccagaaGCTTACATAGGTGTTTccagagagatgaaaaaataatctgccTTGGACCACAGTACATACAAACACTGCTTTTCCAGGCAACCAAGGACAGGCAGCACATCCTGTAAAACAAGGGGTTTTAGTTTGCCATCTGTTTCTCCAGTGTAGTATTATACAATGAGTTACTTCTTTTCAGAAACCTAGAATTCAGTGTTAAAGCATAAGAATACTGAAGAGCACCACCAGCTTTTTCTAAATCAGCATCAGTTTTAACATGTTATCTGTTACAATTTTATTCTGTTATCTGTGACCATTTTGTGAACTCTGTGGGAAGAGCACTGCTAAAATTACATCAGTGTTGAAACCAGATGGTTTTAACTTTTCAGGTGGTGAGCTTCAGTCatagaaaactggaaaaataattcattcatGAGCTGGCCGTAAACTGACCAGAAGCAAATAGAATGTAATTCTCTGAGTAAGATCACATGTTCCTGTCCAGCTTTAGTCTCTGCAGTCCAGTTGTTTGGTACTTGTAATTTATCAGGTTGTGAAAACTACCCAAACCAATTTTGAGTAAGAGGCTCCTAAtggttcttctttttttccccgATTATAGAAATAGctgattttgtggttttatggATTTGAAATACCTGTTGTGTGTTAAATCTCCTTGACAGTTAAAATCTATCCAGGGTTAATTGACGTTTAAGAATGTCTTGCATTTTGAGTTGAAGTGACAAAAAAGATTTTACAGAATTACAATGCTCAGCAATGTCAAGCTGTTGAGCACCAGTATAATATAGAGAGCTCTTAATTATTAATAGCTCTGAACATTGACAGTCTGAATCAGCATCAGTTGAAGTAAAGGGCTTAACATTAAGATTGGATTTTTTGGGGCACAGACAAGATGCTAGAGGTATCAATAACAATGCAGGATCACTGAGACTGGCCTATATTTGTAATGTTTAATGAGGTCTGACAGAAGTAGTAGGggattttttgttattttgttctCGGGGATTTTTGTAGGGTGtggttttttcttgttattcAGATATTGCTGTATGAactctgagggagctggaaggcGATACAGCTTTACCTGCTCAAAAAGATGGAATTTTTACAAAGattcagcaaaggaaaactgTAGCAGTGCTGTTTCAGTGGTGTCTGAGGGAAGTTAGAatagagagaaggaaaaaagggcaaGGGTTAAAACCTGAGGTGTTTTGTACAGCTCTGTCATGTGCCAAGTATTCAGTTtgtaaccaaaaaaaaaacctttcctcttttctccttaAAGAAACAGACTTACTTTATGCAGCAAAAGTATATCGAGACGACCGCCTCCGAAAGAAAGCAGAGTCCATGTCCATGGAGAACTGCAAAGAACTAGAACGGCTGACCAGCCTCTACCGAGGAGGATGAGCTACAGTTACACACACATCTTACCTATGCTGTTATCTCTCCTGAAACTGAGAAGAGATTTAGTTTCACCATGGATGCTGGAAAAGAGGGTGGATGTAAAACTCTACTGTGTAGCTGTTTCCAGAAACCTTATGCTGAAATATCATTTAACGGCTTCTTTACCTACTGTGAAATATAGGTAACTTTAATTGTTTAGATTTTACTTCAAAGCTTCTGTGAATTCTTTCAGCAGAGAGAATAGCTCAGAAAGGATGCTATACTTGTAGAGACTTAGTCATAGTGGTTCTCCTCTAACATATTTGCCATGTAAATATATGTGGAAAGAACTCTTTGTGTATATATGAGTTAAATGactttctatttaaaaatctcagaaattTAGTTCCATACTACATTTTGTCTCACTGATGGAATAAATAGTATGATTACATCACTCCTATTCAGATGTCAAGTGTGTGGAGttgaaacaataatttttaatattttatctctAACTCTATGTAAAATCTTCTAGGTTTACCACTTAGAGGAActtggtatttttaaatataatggCATATATTCCTAAATATCTGTTGGGGTAAATTGATCTGGTGTAGAGTAGCAGTTTAGCTGTTGTAGTTTTTTAGCATTTCTAAGCAATGCTGAGAAAAATAAGAACTACTA
Above is a window of Motacilla alba alba isolate MOTALB_02 chromosome 4, Motacilla_alba_V1.0_pri, whole genome shotgun sequence DNA encoding:
- the DNAJB14 gene encoding dnaJ homolog subfamily B member 14 isoform X2; protein product: MEGNRDEAEKCIGIAREALEAGNRDRALRFLNKAQKLYPTETARVLLEAIMKNGSTAGGGAYCRKPASNSDQSKPNSTKESNASAAGESGKGYNKDQMEGVLSIKKCKNYYEVLGVSKDAGEEDLKKAYRKLALKFHPDKNHAPGATEAFKKIGNAYAVLSNPEKRKQYDLTGSEEQTCNHPSNGRFNFHRGCEADITPEDLFNMFFGGAFPTGSVHSFSNGRAGYSHPNQHRQSGHEREEERGDGGFSMVIQLMPIIVLIFVSLLSQLMVSNPPYALYPRSSTGQTIKMQTENLGVIYYVNKDFRNEYKGVSLQKVEKSVEEDYVSNIRNNCWKERQQKTDLLYAAKVYRDDRLRKKAESMSMENCKELERLTSLYRGG
- the DNAJB14 gene encoding dnaJ homolog subfamily B member 14 isoform X3 encodes the protein MKNGSTAGGGAYCRKPASNSDQSKPNSTKESNASAAGESGKGYNKDQMEGVLSIKKCKNYYEVLGVSKDAGEEDLKKAYRKLALKFHPDKNHAPGATEAFKKIGNAYAVLSNPEKRKQYDLTGSEEQTCNHPSNGRFNFHRGCEADITPEDLFNMFFGGAFPTGSVHSFSNGRAGYSHPNQHRQSGHEREEERGDGGFSMVIQLMPIIVLIFVSLLSQLMVSNPPYALYPRSSTGQTIKMQTENLGVIYYVNKDFRNEYKGVSLQKVEKSVEEDYVSNIRNNCWKERQQKTDLLYAAKVYRDDRLRKKAESMSMENCKELERLTSLYRGG
- the DNAJB14 gene encoding dnaJ homolog subfamily B member 14 isoform X1, coding for MRGGARKGRPGWRRCERRAGAAAAPGQRRDEPCGVSAAPPDAPRRSRRLRPARLRSGFGPLLSALRRAEAAEGEAHGGEPGRGREVHRDRAGGAGGREPRPRPPLPEQGAEALPDRDGPSIKKCKNYYEVLGVSKDAGEEDLKKAYRKLALKFHPDKNHAPGATEAFKKIGNAYAVLSNPEKRKQYDLTGSEEQTCNHPSNGRFNFHRGCEADITPEDLFNMFFGGAFPTGSVHSFSNGRAGYSHPNQHRQSGHEREEERGDGGFSMVIQLMPIIVLIFVSLLSQLMVSNPPYALYPRSSTGQTIKMQTENLGVIYYVNKDFRNEYKGVSLQKVEKSVEEDYVSNIRNNCWKERQQKTDLLYAAKVYRDDRLRKKAESMSMENCKELERLTSLYRGG